A window of candidate division WOR-3 bacterium contains these coding sequences:
- a CDS encoding Hint domain-containing protein, with amino-acid sequence MDGNFYYNFNIGMTDLSRSLYLNPFFDYSSIFQPAVWHNALRWCHPPFSHILMKDGKYKLISDIELGDTVQGYTVDENRVVNVIRRNYSGKIIRFRITSPSDPNKFQLVDVTPDHELPVYAPDNEYVLKEARDIRKGDKLFIFENKKFVPVDIEDIFIFYYSGDVYSITTEPEHFYICNDVAVANCEYVVLTNGVLRAAIDRIVSFFITDIEIESTNEKNRREYKDCLIDQLNIISVLRTLGFEFITYGNFFVSFLPGFNRMLCCPECEAEIPLPQMAVQCKVHLANYDFHAECPNCKYIGKMSVRDTIIPDASKAVIKRWRPYEIVIEYDPYSERTTYLWKIPEYYKAALSRNEPVVLANADINVLEALKENKFLKFYDDVIYHGKDQTLSGIMTRGWGLSRIFSSLRHAWYFQVLNRMNEAIGLDYINPLRVITPAPRGGMEGGDPLAIRNMGVFTQNILRILDLRRRDPLIWHVSPFPLDYKVIGGDGRALAPRELIEQSMETLLASLNIPVELYRGSLRLDAAPLSLRLFETSWSHLIVALNDFLSWLGKKLHKLLEWDKVRIKLVEPRFMDDINAILTKLRLMETGKISQTTALQPLGIDVREETRRMLEEQIATAEQAVDAERRIKQISEGSARIRDYIAQQQQAMQMQQMQGVPPGALPPVGASPAPTGGGAIPAVPGDPVAQMLAMIPVSSMQNLNPAEIDNLSAQLAQQLFTQNSTVRNSFLRQLKDRNEILWMAVKAKLDDMEDSARRQGLIMAKQQAQGPPMPM; translated from the coding sequence ATGGATGGGAACTTTTATTACAATTTCAATATTGGAATGACGGATTTATCTAGAAGTCTTTATCTTAATCCATTCTTCGACTATTCTTCCATTTTCCAGCCCGCAGTATGGCATAATGCCCTTCGTTGGTGTCATCCACCATTTAGTCATATTTTGATGAAAGATGGTAAATATAAACTTATTAGTGATATTGAGTTAGGAGATACTGTTCAGGGTTATACTGTCGATGAAAATAGAGTAGTAAATGTTATTCGCCGCAATTATTCAGGAAAAATTATTCGTTTCCGGATTACTTCTCCTAGTGACCCAAATAAGTTTCAGCTTGTCGATGTTACTCCCGATCACGAGTTACCGGTTTATGCGCCTGATAATGAATATGTCTTAAAAGAAGCAAGAGATATCAGAAAAGGCGATAAACTTTTTATTTTTGAAAATAAAAAGTTTGTTCCGGTCGATATTGAGGATATCTTCATCTTCTATTACTCCGGCGATGTCTATTCTATCACTACAGAACCTGAGCATTTCTACATATGTAATGATGTTGCCGTCGCTAATTGTGAATATGTTGTCCTAACTAACGGCGTATTACGAGCAGCGATCGACCGAATTGTAAGCTTCTTTATTACAGATATCGAAATCGAAAGTACGAATGAAAAAAATAGAAGGGAATATAAAGATTGCCTTATTGATCAGCTTAATATTATTTCTGTTCTTCGGACATTAGGTTTTGAATTTATTACTTATGGCAATTTCTTTGTGTCATTCCTACCTGGCTTTAATCGGATGCTTTGTTGTCCCGAGTGCGAGGCGGAGATTCCTTTGCCTCAAATGGCTGTTCAATGTAAAGTCCATCTAGCTAATTACGATTTTCATGCAGAATGTCCCAATTGCAAATATATAGGTAAAATGTCAGTTCGCGATACTATTATTCCTGATGCATCTAAAGCCGTTATTAAGCGATGGAGGCCTTATGAAATCGTCATTGAATATGATCCCTATTCGGAGCGAACAACATATCTTTGGAAGATACCGGAATATTACAAGGCAGCCTTATCAAGAAACGAACCGGTAGTACTTGCAAATGCAGATATCAATGTCTTAGAGGCTTTAAAAGAGAATAAGTTTTTGAAGTTTTATGATGACGTTATCTATCACGGAAAGGATCAGACGCTATCTGGAATCATGACAAGAGGATGGGGTCTAAGTAGGATTTTCTCTAGTTTAAGACATGCTTGGTATTTCCAGGTATTAAACAGGATGAATGAAGCCATTGGTTTGGATTATATCAATCCTCTTCGAGTCATTACGCCTGCCCCGAGAGGCGGTATGGAGGGTGGCGATCCACTAGCAATTAGAAATATGGGAGTATTTACGCAGAATATCTTGAGGATTTTGGATTTGCGCCGTCGCGATCCACTTATTTGGCATGTATCTCCATTCCCACTGGACTATAAAGTCATTGGCGGTGATGGTAGGGCGCTTGCACCGAGAGAATTAATAGAACAATCTATGGAAACATTGTTAGCTTCCCTTAACATCCCGGTAGAATTATATAGAGGGTCTCTTCGACTAGACGCCGCTCCATTGTCTTTGAGATTATTTGAAACCAGTTGGAGCCATTTAATTGTAGCCCTCAACGATTTCCTTAGTTGGCTCGGCAAGAAGCTGCATAAGCTCCTCGAATGGGATAAGGTGAGGATTAAGCTTGTTGAACCTCGCTTCATGGATGATATTAATGCTATTCTTACTAAACTTCGTCTTATGGAGACTGGTAAGATCAGTCAGACGACGGCGCTTCAACCGCTTGGTATTGATGTTCGAGAAGAAACGAGGCGGATGTTGGAAGAGCAAATTGCTACTGCTGAGCAGGCAGTTGATGCTGAAAGGAGGATTAAACAAATCTCGGAAGGTTCCGCGAGGATTAGGGATTATATTGCTCAGCAGCAGCAAGCAATGCAAATGCAGCAAATGCAGGGAGTACCTCCAGGCGCTCTCCCACCCGTTGGTGCATCTCCTGCACCTACGGGTGGTGGTGCCATCCCTGCAGTACCTGGTGATCCTGTAGCTCAGATGCTTGCGATGATTCCTGTATCTTCTATGCAGAATCTTAATCCTGCAGAGATTGACAATTTATCCGCCCAATTGGCACAACAACTATTTACTCAAAATTCCACTGTGCGAAATTCGTTCTTGCGTCAGCTTAAGGATAGGAATGAGATTCTATGGATGGCGGTTAAAGCTAAGTTGGATGATATGGAAGATTCGGCGCGTCGGCAAGGTCTTATTATGGCAAAGCAACAAGCTCAAGGTCCACCAATGCCAATGTAA